A DNA window from Stutzerimonas stutzeri contains the following coding sequences:
- the cobN gene encoding cobaltochelatase subunit CobN codes for MLVFGLLALSLSMRVQAETMQAKRLLFVAAAPVQAGKFERLKPIARDAGFSLEYRMIDGVDGNPNLAQLDSFDMIAIDAPYGAALGAMQMGLGSALDGLATPWIWLRRDGSRGNGLPPALIEELDLYYTNGGVANFNGFFCRLDAHLTSKASPCPSPDIHPQAGIYHPQGDGRIFTSLDDYLEWKGVELRTEIPVIGALFHKAYMDSGLTGFVDDTVRRIEAAGALAVPLYTTAMGNDEITSLLGTSGTPRADVLINMQIMLNGSGRKAEFERLGIPVLQAMPYRGGEQADWEADAVGLEAQDIPFYLAQPEYAGLIDPLFAAVTRKADGDIVPIDRQLQAVVDKAMRLAHLQRLPAQEVRTAIMFYNYPPGETNLGASFLNVPRSLETLLAAYAERGYGVQQLDEQQLINELASLLAPFYRDDALEGLLIDDRGAPLSLAAYQSWFDNLPERVRQPILERWGLPEDASLFLPARNVFVIPRLQLGNQVVMPQPPRGERLDDREKALYHDTKSPPSHSYLAAYLWLRNEFAADALVHFGTHGSAEWQPGKERGLDVVEAPYLVLGDLPVIYPYIVDNIGEALQTKRRGRAVTISHNTPAFGPAGLHGELNELHDLLHQWLSMTEGEVRTVTANRIRELTERLKLDRDAAIDTATIESNFAAFIDSLHVQLHDLALEQQPLGLARFGMPADENVRLLTVQQMLGKPLLQAIAPDDPEELLLVDYESIRTTPVWHLLDEHVRQGRPWTGDPQVGALLERGRSYWQSLGNDSELDGYFAALQGRHVPTSYGGDPIKNPDSLPTGRNLYGFDPSRIPTPEAWEAGQLAATRLLEQHREKHGQYPSKMAFTLWSVETMRHFGMLEAQVLAMMGFRPVWDSAGRVTGIEVIPAEELQRPRIDAVVSATGLYRDQFPQVMQWLAQAADQASALDEPNNAIAANSRRIERTLREIGLSPEDASLAARTRIFSSESGAYSTGLEDATLASDSFGENADGGQDRIAGEQKLASLYLDRMQFAYGPDPARWGEKPDVNLYAEQLRGVEGAVLSRSSNLYGMLTTDDPFQYLGGLGLAVRHLDGKSPELYISNLRDADNPRSETAAGFLARDLRARYFHPGWIKAIQQEGYSGTLEVLGAANNLWGWQVTAPETVRTDQWDEFKAVYVDDKLGLGINEWFEQNHPQAQAQLIERLLEAARKEYWQADAQTLQQLAQRWQDLAERHDAVSDNAKFSAYVEQAAAGFGLAAPSDAPPDAQASAASDAADTQPVTGQKLERQQAQPQPFDWASLAVLLMIAVALLAGIYNQGRHLPARA; via the coding sequence ATGCTCGTCTTCGGCCTCCTGGCGCTGAGCCTGTCGATGCGGGTCCAGGCCGAGACCATGCAGGCCAAACGTTTGCTGTTCGTGGCGGCGGCGCCAGTCCAGGCGGGCAAATTCGAGCGCCTGAAACCCATCGCCCGCGATGCAGGCTTTAGCCTCGAGTATCGGATGATCGACGGCGTAGATGGCAATCCCAACCTCGCACAGCTCGACAGCTTCGACATGATTGCAATCGACGCGCCCTACGGCGCTGCCCTGGGAGCAATGCAAATGGGGCTTGGGTCGGCGCTCGACGGCCTTGCGACGCCCTGGATCTGGCTGCGCCGGGATGGCAGCCGCGGCAACGGCCTGCCGCCCGCGCTGATCGAGGAGCTCGACCTCTATTACACAAACGGCGGCGTAGCGAACTTCAACGGTTTCTTCTGCCGTCTCGACGCTCATCTCACTAGCAAAGCGTCACCCTGCCCGTCTCCGGATATTCATCCGCAGGCAGGCATCTATCATCCCCAGGGGGACGGGAGAATCTTCACCAGCCTGGACGACTACCTCGAGTGGAAAGGTGTTGAGCTACGCACCGAAATACCGGTGATTGGCGCTCTCTTCCACAAGGCGTACATGGACTCCGGGCTCACAGGCTTCGTCGACGACACGGTCCGGCGCATCGAAGCGGCCGGTGCGCTGGCAGTACCGCTCTATACCACGGCGATGGGCAACGATGAGATTACCTCGTTGCTCGGCACTTCCGGCACGCCCCGTGCGGATGTGCTGATCAACATGCAGATCATGCTCAACGGCTCGGGGCGCAAGGCGGAATTCGAACGACTCGGCATCCCGGTCCTACAGGCCATGCCCTATCGCGGTGGCGAGCAGGCCGACTGGGAAGCCGACGCAGTCGGTTTGGAGGCCCAGGACATCCCGTTCTATCTCGCGCAACCGGAGTATGCCGGGCTCATCGACCCGCTGTTCGCTGCTGTAACGCGCAAGGCCGATGGCGACATCGTGCCCATCGATCGCCAGCTTCAAGCCGTTGTCGACAAGGCGATGCGGCTCGCGCATTTGCAGCGGCTGCCCGCCCAAGAGGTGCGAACAGCGATCATGTTCTACAACTACCCGCCGGGCGAAACAAACCTTGGCGCGTCGTTCCTCAATGTGCCACGCAGTCTCGAAACGTTGCTCGCCGCCTACGCGGAGCGCGGCTATGGCGTGCAGCAGCTCGATGAGCAACAGCTGATCAACGAGCTGGCCAGCTTGCTTGCCCCCTTCTATCGCGACGATGCGCTTGAGGGTCTGCTGATCGATGACCGCGGCGCGCCGTTGTCGCTCGCGGCTTACCAGTCCTGGTTCGACAATCTGCCCGAGAGGGTGCGGCAGCCGATCCTCGAGCGTTGGGGACTACCAGAGGATGCCAGCTTGTTCTTGCCGGCACGCAACGTCTTTGTCATTCCACGTCTGCAGCTTGGCAACCAGGTGGTGATGCCGCAGCCGCCGCGAGGCGAGCGGCTGGACGATCGCGAAAAGGCGCTGTATCACGACACGAAGTCTCCCCCTTCCCACAGCTATCTCGCGGCCTATCTCTGGTTGCGCAACGAGTTCGCCGCCGACGCGCTGGTGCATTTCGGGACACATGGTTCCGCGGAATGGCAACCGGGCAAGGAGCGAGGGCTCGACGTGGTCGAGGCGCCCTACCTCGTGCTGGGCGATCTGCCGGTGATCTATCCCTACATCGTGGACAACATTGGCGAGGCGCTGCAAACCAAGCGCCGGGGCCGAGCGGTCACTATCAGCCATAACACCCCGGCCTTTGGCCCGGCCGGGCTACATGGCGAGCTCAACGAGCTACACGACCTGCTCCACCAATGGCTGAGCATGACCGAAGGCGAGGTGCGGACTGTGACCGCCAATCGGATCCGCGAGCTGACCGAACGGCTGAAGCTCGACCGAGACGCGGCAATCGATACGGCAACCATCGAAAGCAATTTCGCTGCCTTCATCGACTCCCTGCACGTACAACTGCATGACCTGGCGCTGGAACAGCAGCCGTTGGGGCTCGCACGCTTCGGAATGCCGGCCGATGAAAACGTGCGTCTGTTGACCGTGCAACAAATGCTCGGCAAGCCGCTGCTCCAGGCCATCGCCCCGGACGATCCGGAAGAACTATTGCTGGTGGACTATGAGAGCATCCGGACAACCCCAGTGTGGCATTTGCTGGACGAGCACGTACGCCAGGGGCGGCCCTGGACCGGCGACCCGCAAGTTGGAGCGCTGCTCGAGCGCGGCCGCAGCTACTGGCAAAGCCTTGGCAACGACAGCGAACTGGACGGCTATTTCGCCGCGTTGCAGGGGCGCCACGTGCCCACGAGCTACGGCGGCGATCCCATAAAGAACCCGGACAGTCTTCCGACTGGCCGCAACCTGTACGGCTTCGATCCTTCACGCATTCCAACGCCCGAGGCATGGGAGGCCGGCCAACTGGCCGCAACACGACTGCTCGAGCAGCATCGGGAGAAGCATGGCCAATACCCCAGCAAAATGGCCTTTACGCTATGGTCGGTGGAAACCATGCGCCACTTCGGCATGCTCGAAGCCCAGGTGCTGGCGATGATGGGTTTCCGCCCGGTCTGGGACAGCGCAGGTCGGGTCACCGGCATTGAGGTCATCCCTGCCGAAGAACTCCAACGGCCGCGTATCGACGCGGTTGTTTCGGCGACCGGCCTCTATCGCGACCAGTTTCCGCAGGTCATGCAGTGGCTCGCCCAGGCGGCTGACCAGGCCAGCGCGCTGGACGAGCCGAACAACGCAATAGCCGCCAACAGCCGGAGAATCGAACGTACGTTGCGGGAGATTGGACTGTCACCCGAGGATGCATCGCTGGCAGCCCGAACGCGGATCTTCTCTTCCGAATCGGGCGCCTACAGCACCGGCCTGGAGGACGCCACCCTGGCCAGCGACAGCTTCGGCGAGAATGCCGATGGCGGCCAGGACCGCATCGCTGGCGAGCAAAAACTGGCCAGCCTCTATCTCGATCGAATGCAGTTCGCCTATGGGCCGGATCCCGCACGCTGGGGAGAAAAGCCGGACGTCAACCTTTACGCCGAGCAGCTACGCGGCGTGGAAGGTGCAGTGCTGTCCCGTTCGTCAAATCTATACGGAATGCTCACCACGGATGACCCCTTCCAATACCTGGGTGGCCTCGGCCTTGCCGTAAGGCACCTAGATGGCAAGTCGCCCGAGCTTTACATCAGCAACTTGCGCGACGCGGACAATCCGCGCAGCGAGACGGCGGCCGGCTTCCTCGCACGCGACCTGCGCGCACGCTACTTCCATCCCGGCTGGATCAAGGCGATACAGCAGGAGGGCTATAGCGGCACGCTCGAGGTCCTGGGCGCAGCCAACAACCTCTGGGGTTGGCAAGTCACCGCACCGGAAACGGTTCGCACCGATCAATGGGACGAGTTCAAGGCGGTGTATGTCGACGACAAGCTTGGACTGGGCATCAATGAATGGTTCGAGCAGAACCATCCGCAAGCCCAGGCCCAGCTGATCGAACGGCTACTGGAAGCGGCTCGAAAGGAGTACTGGCAGGCGGACGCGCAAACGCTACAGCAGTTGGCGCAGCGCTGGCAGGACCTTGCAGAGCGCCACGACGCGGTCAGTGACAATGCCAAGTTCAGCGCCTACGTCGAACAGGCAGCGGCGGGCTTCGGGCTCGCCGCGCCGAGCGACGCGCCCCCCGACGCGCAAGCCTCAGCCGCAAGCGATGCTGCGGATACACAGCCCGTCACGGGCCAGAAGCTGGAGCGTCAACAGGCCCAACCGCAGCCCTTCGACTGGGCATCGCTGGCGGTCCTGCTGATGATCGCAGTGGCGCTGCTGGCCGGTATTTACAACCAGGGGCGGCACCTGCCGGCCCGTGCATGA
- a CDS encoding TonB-dependent receptor plug domain-containing protein, with product MRRHALAMACIMVSGAGAAAETTELNPMVVTATRSSVSLADAPAAMTVITAEQIRARGATNLLEALRGTPGITLNGRQVGGRKTLSIRGAEDRHTLVLIDGRRISSTDDTIGHSDYQYGWVGIEQIERIEVVRGPMSALYGSEAIGGVINIITRQAQREWSGGVTLRGDVGEGDTGNGHRLAARASGPLAEGLNVAMAVEEMRRESTPWEQDRRVSEMEGHDRKTGSLAISYRPIEGQMLKLDLLRSDETRDRDQQYAYYARPIYLDTYELERRQNSLAWNADWGDLQSQLRFTRSEFDVTNKRTQNLAPTRPQSIRDDVWDGSLNFHIGEDHALTVGGEHRDERLENAGLIGGSDSATHQAVFIQDEIALATEWALTLGARLDDHEIFGRETSPRAWLVWRATPELTFKAGYGEAFRAPTLKQISPNYVGAEGPHTFLGNADIKPETSRSFELGVDWHDERGAYTANVYRNEIDDLIYYRRLRTEPGIPPRTIYQYDNIEQARIEGLELTGRRELGYGIALGATVNWMDPRDARTEAKLNGRPEFTATPSLEWTMARWNALVQWEYIGKQYLEGSNGQERAPGYSIVNASLGYRLQDNLTLRGGVLNIGDVRLEDKSELFGYAEQGRTGWLAVEAGF from the coding sequence ATGCGCAGGCACGCGCTGGCAATGGCATGCATCATGGTTTCCGGAGCGGGAGCAGCCGCCGAGACGACCGAGCTCAACCCGATGGTGGTTACGGCCACCCGCAGCTCCGTCTCATTGGCAGACGCGCCAGCTGCAATGACCGTTATCACTGCCGAGCAGATCCGTGCACGAGGTGCGACCAACCTGCTCGAGGCGCTTCGCGGGACCCCCGGCATCACCCTCAATGGGCGCCAGGTTGGGGGTCGCAAGACCTTGAGCATTCGCGGCGCCGAAGATCGCCATACGCTCGTGTTGATCGATGGCCGACGCATCTCCTCGACCGATGACACGATTGGCCACTCCGACTACCAGTACGGGTGGGTCGGTATCGAGCAGATCGAACGGATCGAGGTCGTACGGGGCCCAATGTCCGCCCTTTACGGCTCCGAAGCGATCGGCGGGGTGATTAATATCATTACCCGCCAGGCCCAACGTGAATGGAGCGGCGGGGTGACCCTGCGTGGGGATGTGGGTGAAGGGGACACCGGCAATGGCCATCGCCTGGCCGCGCGGGCGTCAGGCCCACTTGCCGAAGGGTTAAATGTCGCGATGGCGGTCGAAGAGATGCGCCGCGAATCGACACCATGGGAGCAGGATCGGCGAGTGTCGGAAATGGAGGGGCACGATCGCAAGACGGGAAGCCTTGCGATCAGTTACCGGCCGATTGAAGGACAGATGCTGAAGCTGGACCTGCTTCGCAGCGACGAAACCCGCGATCGTGACCAGCAGTACGCCTACTACGCTCGTCCGATCTACCTGGATACCTACGAGCTTGAGCGACGCCAGAACTCGCTGGCCTGGAACGCCGACTGGGGTGACCTTCAGTCGCAACTGCGCTTTACCCGTTCGGAATTCGACGTCACCAACAAGCGTACTCAGAACCTGGCCCCAACGCGCCCCCAGTCGATCCGCGATGACGTATGGGACGGCAGCCTCAATTTTCACATCGGCGAAGACCATGCCCTCACCGTAGGCGGAGAGCATCGGGACGAACGCCTGGAGAACGCCGGCCTGATCGGCGGCTCGGACTCCGCGACACACCAAGCGGTGTTCATCCAGGATGAGATCGCATTGGCGACGGAGTGGGCATTGACTCTGGGCGCGCGCCTCGACGATCACGAGATTTTCGGGCGCGAGACCAGCCCACGTGCGTGGCTCGTCTGGCGCGCCACACCGGAACTGACGTTCAAGGCAGGATACGGCGAGGCCTTCCGCGCACCGACGCTCAAACAGATCTCGCCGAACTACGTCGGGGCCGAAGGCCCGCATACGTTTCTGGGCAACGCCGACATCAAGCCGGAAACCAGTCGCTCGTTCGAGCTGGGCGTCGATTGGCATGACGAGCGTGGTGCCTATACCGCAAACGTCTACCGCAACGAGATCGACGACCTGATTTATTACCGGCGCCTGCGCACCGAGCCCGGCATACCGCCGCGCACGATCTATCAGTACGACAACATCGAACAAGCTCGAATCGAGGGGTTGGAGCTCACCGGGCGCCGCGAGTTGGGATACGGCATTGCATTGGGCGCGACGGTCAACTGGATGGACCCGCGCGACGCTCGGACCGAAGCCAAGCTCAACGGACGTCCAGAGTTCACAGCTACGCCTTCGCTGGAATGGACCATGGCGAGGTGGAACGCGCTGGTGCAGTGGGAGTATATCGGCAAGCAGTACCTGGAAGGCTCGAACGGGCAGGAGCGCGCACCCGGCTACAGCATCGTCAACGCGAGCCTCGGGTACAGGCTGCAAGACAACCTGACGCTACGTGGTGGCGTGCTTAACATCGGCGACGTGCGACTGGAGGACAAATCCGAACTGTTTGGCTACGCCGAACAGGGTCGCACCGGTTGGCTGGCGGTGGAGGCCGGGTTCTGA
- a CDS encoding RES family NAD+ phosphorylase: MRAWRISKAKRAADLSGLGAAIEGGRWNDAKVAAVYLGLSPAICCLETFVHQNQRPVIPMKITELELPDDPDLYFEPAESELPVGWAALPADTPSMSFGTDWLNRASHLGLIVPSAVLPLERNIVLNPRHPAITRVKISRIMDFAYDERLFAIRP; encoded by the coding sequence ATGCGCGCATGGCGTATATCCAAAGCCAAACGTGCTGCAGACCTGTCCGGCCTGGGCGCTGCGATTGAGGGTGGACGCTGGAATGATGCCAAAGTAGCAGCCGTTTACTTAGGACTATCTCCCGCTATCTGCTGCCTAGAAACGTTTGTGCATCAGAACCAGCGTCCGGTGATTCCCATGAAAATTACCGAACTCGAACTGCCAGACGATCCTGACCTGTATTTTGAACCCGCCGAAAGCGAACTACCGGTGGGCTGGGCAGCATTGCCGGCCGACACGCCCAGCATGTCTTTCGGCACGGACTGGTTGAATCGCGCCTCCCATCTGGGACTGATCGTGCCTTCTGCCGTTCTGCCGCTCGAGCGAAACATCGTGCTTAACCCAAGACACCCGGCGATCACGCGCGTAAAGATCAGCCGGATAATGGATTTCGCGTACGACGAAAGGCTTTTCGCAATTCGGCCGTAA
- a CDS encoding MbcA/ParS/Xre antitoxin family protein, translated as MAHELSKNTEYERLERIRAGFEPYWLLATKAAFGLTIPMIAGIANVSASTMERRLRSTDALDPVASERIDRLAQVAVLAEDVFEERDAASRWMATPNDSLGGNTPLSLCETELGARQIRRVLHAIEWGGVV; from the coding sequence ATGGCGCACGAGCTGTCGAAGAACACCGAGTACGAACGGCTTGAGCGAATTCGTGCGGGCTTCGAGCCCTACTGGCTCCTCGCAACCAAGGCAGCGTTCGGGCTAACCATTCCGATGATCGCAGGCATCGCAAACGTGTCGGCGTCGACAATGGAACGCAGACTGAGAAGTACCGATGCCCTTGATCCAGTAGCATCGGAGCGAATTGACCGATTGGCTCAGGTCGCAGTGCTGGCCGAGGACGTGTTCGAGGAAAGGGACGCCGCGAGCCGCTGGATGGCAACACCGAACGATTCGCTAGGAGGAAACACGCCCCTCTCCCTTTGCGAGACAGAGCTCGGCGCGCGGCAGATCCGTCGGGTCCTGCATGCGATTGAATGGGGCGGCGTTGTCTGA
- a CDS encoding LysR family transcriptional regulator yields the protein MELRHLRCFVVVAEELHFARAAARLHIEQSPLSRIIKDLEYRLGVQLFERTTRRTRLTWAGSVLLEEARRIFAVVEQAKASVKGAAAGFRGKLRVALSDGVPQSRLAALLAQCREEDPDVEIFLREVPSSVQANGLREDFFDVGFAQTSANEGDGLLSEPVWQDPLVVVLPARHQLLAHRHIPVDELARHPLVLCEPEVCEGFWQQLQPVLKPIETQMTIADRVPTLDLLMALVAAGYGLGFSSLARVTELNNPDVTTRPLAGDTTMITTYLIRRDVEPSEQLRRFISRVVKADDELDPVACADESATPITQSGI from the coding sequence GTGGAGCTTCGTCACCTACGCTGCTTTGTCGTCGTAGCCGAGGAACTGCATTTCGCTCGGGCAGCCGCACGATTGCATATCGAACAGTCACCCCTGTCACGCATCATCAAAGACTTGGAATACAGACTCGGCGTACAGCTGTTCGAGCGCACGACCCGACGAACCCGCCTAACCTGGGCGGGCAGCGTGCTGCTCGAAGAAGCGCGCCGGATCTTTGCCGTGGTCGAACAGGCCAAGGCGAGCGTCAAGGGCGCTGCCGCGGGCTTTCGCGGCAAGCTCCGTGTCGCGCTGTCCGATGGCGTGCCGCAGTCCCGGCTCGCTGCGCTGTTGGCCCAATGCCGGGAGGAGGATCCGGACGTCGAGATCTTTCTTCGCGAGGTGCCGTCCTCGGTGCAGGCCAACGGCCTGCGCGAGGACTTCTTTGATGTCGGATTTGCACAGACCTCCGCCAACGAAGGTGATGGGCTCCTGTCCGAGCCTGTCTGGCAGGACCCGCTTGTCGTCGTCCTACCTGCCCGGCACCAGTTGCTTGCACACCGGCACATTCCAGTCGACGAGCTAGCCCGGCATCCACTTGTGCTATGTGAGCCGGAGGTCTGCGAGGGCTTCTGGCAGCAACTTCAACCCGTGCTCAAACCGATCGAAACGCAGATGACGATTGCCGACCGTGTACCCACCCTTGACCTCCTGATGGCGCTCGTCGCCGCGGGTTACGGCCTTGGCTTCTCGAGCCTTGCTCGCGTCACCGAACTCAACAACCCAGATGTGACGACCCGGCCGTTGGCAGGCGACACGACCATGATCACCACATACCTTATCCGGCGTGACGTCGAACCCAGCGAGCAACTGAGACGTTTCATCAGTCGAGTCGTGAAGGCCGACGATGAGCTAGACCCCGTTGCCTGTGCGGACGAATCTGCAACGCCAATCACTCAGTCTGGGATATAG
- a CDS encoding MFS transporter: protein MSTPSSNSLPIYLIALGAFALGMASYVTAGLIPLIEDAFTVSVAVAAQLVTAFTLAYGLGSPIFVALTPPDRQRSGLLAALALFVVANAASALSTDFNALLAWRAIAGIGAGVYLAMGIGASAALSTAERRGKSIAIIMGGMASGVVLGVPLSLMIADLMGWQAALWLVTLLGLLAFVGLLLLLPALPAAQASSLREKLAMLADVHVVTILLVSLLAAIASLGMYTFIAPLLRDPEFGGVRSVTPFLWAWGIGGVLGSFLIGPVVDRVRGPVLVLAIMLILSASLFLLPVVAAFSVWLAMLPIVMWGAVGWALQVPQNNELILARQAQGDGNLAIALNESALYLGSAIGAAAGGFIFLLQLPIWSLAVGAGAVALAGALLQTLNLRRQPDWSAARRAASDH, encoded by the coding sequence ATGAGTACCCCCTCATCCAATTCGCTACCCATCTACCTGATCGCACTCGGCGCCTTTGCGCTCGGTATGGCGTCCTACGTCACGGCCGGACTGATACCGTTGATCGAAGACGCCTTTACGGTCTCGGTTGCCGTCGCCGCGCAATTGGTTACGGCCTTCACCCTTGCCTATGGACTCGGCTCGCCCATCTTCGTGGCGCTGACGCCGCCAGACCGTCAACGCAGTGGCCTGCTTGCCGCCCTGGCCCTCTTCGTCGTCGCGAACGCGGCCAGCGCGCTTTCCACGGACTTCAATGCCCTCCTTGCCTGGCGCGCCATCGCCGGAATTGGCGCGGGCGTTTACCTGGCCATGGGCATCGGCGCATCGGCCGCCCTTTCGACCGCGGAGCGACGCGGCAAGTCCATCGCGATCATCATGGGCGGAATGGCCAGCGGCGTGGTCCTGGGCGTACCGCTTAGCCTCATGATCGCCGACCTCATGGGTTGGCAGGCCGCGCTCTGGCTGGTCACGCTGCTCGGGCTTCTGGCCTTCGTCGGGCTCTTACTGCTGCTACCAGCACTGCCCGCCGCACAAGCGAGCTCCCTTCGCGAGAAACTCGCCATGCTCGCCGATGTGCACGTAGTCACCATCCTGCTTGTTTCGCTGCTCGCAGCGATCGCCAGCCTCGGCATGTACACCTTTATCGCACCGCTGCTGCGCGACCCAGAGTTTGGTGGCGTTCGCTCGGTTACCCCATTTCTCTGGGCGTGGGGAATCGGCGGCGTGCTCGGCAGCTTCCTGATCGGACCGGTGGTCGATCGTGTGAGAGGGCCGGTGCTGGTCCTCGCCATCATGCTCATCCTGAGCGCCTCGCTGTTCCTGTTGCCAGTGGTGGCCGCCTTCAGTGTCTGGCTCGCCATGCTGCCCATTGTAATGTGGGGCGCCGTCGGCTGGGCGCTGCAGGTACCGCAGAACAACGAACTGATTCTGGCGCGCCAGGCACAGGGCGACGGCAATCTCGCCATTGCGCTCAACGAGTCCGCGCTGTACCTGGGCAGTGCCATCGGTGCCGCGGCCGGTGGGTTCATTTTTCTGCTGCAGCTGCCCATCTGGTCGCTTGCTGTCGGCGCGGGCGCCGTTGCGCTGGCCGGGGCCCTGCTGCAAACGCTCAACCTTCGTCGCCAACCCGATTGGTCTGCTGCACGGCGGGCTGCATCGGATCACTAA